The nucleotide window gtgaaaaccttgtacacTATGTCAAGGAGGgtagcttggaccaatctcatatttagtatgtagttgtgacatgTTAAGTGCAAGAAAcctattggttttggtggaggtcaaaggtcatttggggtcaccaggggtcagctaaatttgcatattaaccTCCAAGCTGAAACTGATGCCCTGGGAGAGTGAGAAGCTGATTGCACCATTCTGGGTAATAGTAGATACTTGGTGGTGTTTACACACTACACAGAGTGATAGTCTAAATAATGGGAATCAGTTAGAATAATTGGGAGACAGTACACTCAGTCTTGTGTTACATATAACACTAATGCTCCTATATATAAAGCAAGAAATGCACATCAGTTATTTGAATGGGTAGAAGAGTACTTGTGGTTAACCTTACACAATAGTTTTGGACTGATTAAATGATTATTGTTAGCTGGTTGGTACCTCTTTTCATCACATGTACTTTTTAATATTCTGATGTAGACATTAGTAACACCCTTATGTTAAGCATATCACTGAGAACTTGACAGCCGGTCAACAACAGCTTATTGGCCTTTTTGGTAGTGGTGCATTAGGTTCATCGCTGAGAGATTGGATtgaatttgataaattttcCAATGCTTCACTGCTATGTATTACTAGTTTCCCATGTCACAGGGGTCATAGTTGGTAACCCATCAATGCTTTAATTGATTTTGCATCGCACTTTGAATAGTCCGCACACCTCTTTgttatagatatagatatatatctttaAGAAGGTAGTGCATGCTTAAGTCATAATTTGCTCCATTACTCTTCTCTTTTATACAGAGAACCCAGATGGTGGTAGCCCACACAGTACTATACCACACTGCTATCACAAAGTGGCTTCACCATCCAGCTCCAGTTATAGCCAGCCAAGCCAGCAGCCACTCATAAATACCGACAGTACACCTTGTGGCCAGAGTGTGAACGTATCTTGGTCTGGTACCATCCCATCAACAGCTCCCCCTGCCGGACAGTTCTGTATGGCGCCCGTCATTCCCGGGAACCAGAGTGGTCTACCGGCGCAGCAGCAGCCCGTCCTCTTCATAGCACCAAATATTGAGAGTGTTCCTCCGGGCTGTATCATTGTAAACCCTCAAAGCGGTAAGCATCCCTcacattcaaatttattttctcgTAATCGACAAATCCTCTCAGAAGGCTCCTATCTGTGAACGTCACAGCGACTGACcttgtaagaaagaaaaaaagaaaaactagtAATATCAGTCACAGTTTCCATTGTCAACAGATCAACCCATATGGTATGCAGTTTGTATTTGATGGGAATTGTTTCTTTTAACTTgaactttattttaatcaaaatgGTTTCTTTTTTTCCCGTGGTGTGAAGAGTTTTTACCAGTTTCTTATTATAATTGTTAACATAACTAGATAATCAACATTACTAATGATGGTCTGTAGAATAACCAGATCCATGTGATatattcttctgttttctttGCTCCTTTAGGACAACCGTATCTTAATAAAGATGGAACAGCGATGGTTTACCAGCCAATGGCAGCTATCCAACAACATCAACCGACCCACCTTACACAAGGAGGAATCAgccagcaacaacaacaacaacaacagcagatgGTGACCCAGTCTTGCCAGCATTCCAGCATACCCCAGTACCCTCAACCAATCACAGATAACCAACTCAGCAACACTCAGATGATGTCATATGCACCCCAGCAGGGTCAACCACCCCTACAAATGGCCCCTCCTATCGCCTCTGGGGTTTGTCTTTCATTTCCTCTgtttttgtaatattattataattattattattactaagtATTTGATAGAGCTCTCTACAAAAGATCTAATAACTTTCCACCTGAGTGTGACCCAAAAAGGTGTGTCACATCTCAAGAAAATGTGTTATTTTTCAAAACCATTCTTGTGAACACAAAAGTGTAGGTCGAAAGCGGTGGTAATAGTAGGTGAAGAGTCATGTGTGCAGAATTTTGTAATGCTAGTACCACTCTGTACTGTCCTCTTATGTCATGCTTTAAAGCATGtatattgacagtatgaacagttcttaACCTTAAAATCCAATTGAGATAAATGGGATATTCACACATGTCATACGTCCAATATGAGTACTTTGAAAGGGGACATTAGAGTAcagtaaataaaacatttgtcCCAACCGAGGTGAGGTGTACACTAGTCTGAATTATATGTGAAACTCTGTGCTGAATAAGAGCAAGTGGATAGGGTCAATTGTCAGCTGATTGTACCATCTTGGGTTACTTCTGCCAGTTTTGGTTAGTTCACTTTGAGTCATGTCTGTGTCACAACTCTTAAGAAATTAAAAGCTTCAAAAGCATTAAAAGCTTAAACCAATGATCTTTTTTCAATAGAGAATTGTGCTTTACCCTCTTTGGGAGAATAACATTATACCAACAAGGAAATGtgttctctttctctctctatcGCAGGATTTTCAAGAACTTCAGGGTCAGTTTGTAAACCTGACTATGCTGAGTCAAGAGGGTGAGGGCGCTTCACATATTCAAGTGCAACAGATGAGTTCCCCGCAGCCCCAACCGGGAAATCAGCAGGTCGGCATGCTGGCTATGAAAGCCCAGGTCCCAGCAGTCATGAAAGGGTCCACACATGACCTATCACAGCCATACCAAACCGTGCAACAAAACCAACAGGTTGGTTTCATTCCCGAAATTTAGATGTAATTGTATATGAGGTTTCAAAGCAGCTATGTTAGTGTGCCTGTGACATGTATAATTGTGCTAGGGATTATGATAGTGACTATAATGTGATTAATAGGGTATAAGGATCCTGGTAAGTAGTTATTGGGGTATTTATGCCAAAGTCAAACACAAAACAGAGttggtggggtgaggggggcaGATGGGGACAGAAGCTCCATTGTAGATTGTAAGTCTGTTAACTTCCATTCATTTTGTTGAGTGTAAACCCATTCTTCTGCTTCTTAATTGCATTCTGTATTTACTTAACACAAAACATTAATATGAAATAGCTTACATGGTTTACCAATCTAATTTACGGACTGACTATCTTAATGTGCTTCCAGACAACTTTGAGATAACAAAAATTACAAGTGCTGGGGTGTTTCAAAGAAGATtttctttttgaagatttttgaTTGGGTCATTGGTACATGACTGACACACCAAGGTTGACCTGTTAAGATTACATTTGAGAGAAAGCAGACCTATTTGGCTTGACTGAGCCTGCCGATTAATGTGTTTCCGAAATTCTCTTGTAACAGTTTAATGCTCCGTGTTACCATTGTCAAGGGGAACTATACTTAACTGAATGATAACTGTAAAGAAGTAGATAGTTTAGATCTCAAAAATGTCAAGAGAGATAAGTTATATAGTGTGATTCAGTAGGTGGTGAATATATCAAACTATTGGCTTATGGTCATCTGTCACAAACATATAAAGACCATTAAGCTATTCACAGGAAATGGTTCTACAATACGTTTAAACGTTGAAATTAAATATCTTGCTGAAGTAGATTAAAATATCAGAGACTTTAACAAAGTTGAATCTGTTATATCATCACAAGAACTAGTTTATAGTGATGATGATCGGTATATTGATCTGCGTTTTCATTTGATAGTGATTATGATCTGTATTACTGTGATAGTGATTAATATCTGTATAACTGTGATAGTGATTATGATCTGTATTACTGTGATAGTGATTATGATCTGTATTACTGTGTGTTGATTATGATCTGTATTACTGTGATAGTGATTATGATCTATATTACTGTGATAGTGATTATGATCTTATTACTGTGATATTGATTATGATCTGTATTACTGTGGTAGTGATTATGATCTATATTACTGTGATATTGATTATGATCTGTATTACTGTGATAGTGATTCTGATCTGTATTACTGTGAAAGTGATTAATATCTGTATAACTGTGATAGTGATTATGATCTATATTACTGTGATAGTGATTATGATCTGTATTACTGTGATAGTGATTATGATCTGTATTATTGTGATAGTGATTATGATCTGTATTACTGTGATAGTGCATGGGTTACTGTGATAGTGATTATGATCTGTGATATTATGATTGTAATTAAAGTATATTGATCTGCATTTTCATTTGATAGTGATTATGATCTGTATTACTGTGATAGTGATTATGATCTGTATTACTGTGATAGTGATTATGATCTATATTACTGTGATAGTGATTATGGTCTGTATTACTGTGATAGTGATTATGATCTATGATATTATGATTGTAATTATAGTATATTGATCTGCATTTTCATTTGATAGTGAGTATGATCTGTATTACTGTTATAGTgattatgatctgtatatacAGTAATAGTGATTATGATCTGTGATATTATGATAGTGATCATAGTATATTGATCTGCATTTCCGTTGTCAGATATCAGGCCATTACAGCCCTCATATACCAATGATGGACACAGGACAACAGCCTCATTTCCATCAAGCAGCCAGCCCCCAGTCCTCAATGCAACAGCTCTGCCAACCTAGTGTGCAATCACAGCAGATGGCCCTCCACCCGTCGCAAGGGATCACCCCCATCTATTTTTCGGCGGCCCAGGAGGGCCAGGTGGCTGATAGCCAAGCCAAATCACAGACAATGTTCACGCAGGGGTATCCAGGGGCTGCGGCTACACCCTCGGGCTCTCAGTCTCAAATTGTTTATATATCGGAACCACAACAGTATATGGAGCAGCCGGTTCCAGTCTTTATGTCAAATTCTCAGTCACAGCTGACAAGTGGCCAAATATCATCTTCATCAAGAGATGCCATCCGTCCTGCTTCCCCTAATGCACAAACAATGCCTGCAAATTACGGTCTGCCGCCCCCACCTTCTCAGCAGGTGGTCGGTCAGACCTTTCCTCCCATGGTGCAGATACAGAGGTCGTTATCCGGAACGCACCTTCCCCCGCGATCACTATCGGGAACCCACGTAGCGCCCCGGGTGGGAACGAACTATCAGATCATACAGGCTCCTATGCCAGGGAGCGTTCCTCAAGGAAGCCTCGGGAGGCCCTCGACTCTCTTACACGGTACGAACTTGCCCAGTCAAATCCCGACAGCAGAAGCTGCAAGCAGAAAGGAGTTGTGGAGAATCCCACAGGCTTATCCAGCTAGCATGGTACAGCCGTTTAGAAACGTCTTTGCAGAGAAAGGTACATTTATAGATCTTTGAGCATTCTTGGTTGCATTTGCTTAGATCAGGTTTAGCCTGTCACTTTtcagtgtttcttgttttgtgtgtgcGCATGGTTTTCTCCTAGTCTGTTCGTATATTTCCATTCTTtgtgaaatgtattttgtagCAATTGTTTGAGGAATGAGCCTATCAGCAACAGCTGAGGTTCATCAGTTGAAATGCCTGGACCTTGCAGTCTAATTCACAGTCCCTTAGATCAGAaccctcagatgcaacacaacaCACTCAACGTAACACTTTTTATGGACTCGAATGATACGTTTACAATGTGTTACAAATTTGTCCAAGACTTACGGTGTTAAATGTCATCCAAGTATGTTCTGTCGTTTTTAAGAGGTTACTTGAGCATGTTTTGCTTGACTCAATTGCATATCTagaacaatggattaacatatATGATAAGATTTGCACTGAGGAACCAACTTATTTGATCAGTTTAGCCTAAAAGGTGCATTCCacaaattaaacatattttaaagtctcaatacgtgtttgctgatgaatctCAGAAAACAAacgattcaatgtttcttattctaaatgcactctgaccagatggatttaatggagaaaagctgtcgcaatcgaaagaattttttttatttctgttgcCCTTACGGCGCGAACCATTTACTGCAAAATCACTGCAActgcccatatcagcatgttcattacacaaatgtaacctatatatatttgtatcgtccactttttcaCCCAATCTCACTGAGGAAATATCTGAAAATACCTGTTTATTctttgcaatggaaggaaatgacacaatttcgaaagctacatcggtaagaccgaaagaaagatagtattcaagagaagggacctaacacaggctagacacgaaagtgaaagtagtcctaggcctaacggtcgtaaaaaaaacagagagatttgattggcgcatgatctgttgggcgggacttgcaaattttgattgaagtttgaaGAATCTACGGACTTGTTAATATATCTGGCGAATTTGATTCAACTAAAAATTTTTAgtgacagataactcaataaaactaatgaaaattaatattgaaattTCATTGAACGGTGTCATTTTTACTGAACTTTTAGGGCAGTACGCCGGAGTggtcgaagtttaaatttggcaaacacatgCTGAGACTTTAAaggtgaaaatcttgaaaaccagaaaagCTACAGAAATATTACAAGTACTCaaattattgtttgttatttaacatatcaagactaaacaTCTGCCTAAATGTGTTCCTTTCTTGCATGACTCCTGCTATAAATTTCAAAAGCCCTACTCTAATCTGAATCAGTAGATCACAATGTGAAATTGAGTGGATTCCTCATATCACAAAATTCATTTCTTCTTACTTTGAATGCAACAGTTTATGTTTGGTATGTTTGTCTAGTTTATCAATTTGCCTCTGATGAAAATCaccattattttattatatttaaaaaaaaatttgctgcTGAGTTGTTATGCACTTGTGTGAAACTTGTATGCTTGTGTATCAGCTGGTTTTGCTTAATTAGTATGTTGCCCTACCAAGCAACTACATTTCATGATTTTCATATCACAGAATATATTGTTAAATACTTGTATTAGTGTTTGGTACTGAGTGGTTGATACTTCAAGGTGTGTTGTTGTACAAACCAATATAGGGCAGGATTTGTTAACATTAAACAGTAACAGCAAGGAGAATGGAGAACCGTTTAACAGCAAAATGAATGTTTTGAGGCTAGAAATCATTCCTCATCGCATCCGTTCAGGAATTTTGCACCTTTGCAAACTTTGGTTTTTgtaattttacttttatttaaatgCAAACATCTGTTGAACCTGAATTCAGTGAATCTGTAATTATCTCAGTTTTTCTGTTAGATTTTTCTCTGACCTTTTCTTCTTACCAAAAGTGTTCACTTTTTGAAGTAGACAAAAGAAAAGATGGGTAATGTTAATACTGCATTTGGTATGAGCAAGAAGATAACCATTCATCAACAGCTTTTAGAATTATTTACGTCTATTTCATCGTCAGTTTCTCCATCTCTCTTAAGGTAATGAGGAAGTGTTAGAGGTCAGCCAGTTGCCAAGGGATTTGACCTGCCAAGCGGTATTTCCATTACTGGAGGATATCTTGCAGTTTGGTGCCAAGATATACTTGATACCAAAGAGTAACTTACCGACCGCTCAGACACCGCCATCGCAAGTACCTAGTACGAAGCCGGTCTCGGAATTCACAGTCCTAGCGAGTTTCCCAAACCCGGAACTGGCCCAGAAAGCGGTATTTAATTCGGCCAATGCAACGTACTCCTTGCAACAGCCGGGAAAGAACTACGCGCCGAGTTTAGCCGGAGATTAAATTCAGCTGCTGTCCTACCGTCGTCACGCCTTGAAGTTTCGCCGTTTCAGTTTTTTACCGTTTCCTCGTTATTTTTCGAGATCGACGCTTCAGAGATATGAAAAGCTATTGCAGTATTTTTTACCCCTCGTTATAGATGGAACGCGACGTTTCTTAGAGATGTAATAATTGTAGAAGTTTTGATATCCTGTACTAGTAAAAGGGTATACTCCTTCAGATAATCATCCTTAAGCTCCCATCTCCCATTGTGTGGGGTTAAAGTTCCTTGCCACAACTTCAGGTCCTATTTTTCGGTTTCATGCAAACTTTCTGCTTGGGTAATTCCATTATATTGAGGGTGTATCCTTAAGTCATTTTCAACTCACTAGAAAAACCGAAACTCTAATCAACACATTCATGTAAAATAGAAGggttaataataaaaatatgatgaaaatagTTTAAAAAGTCAATTCTGGTAATATGCTGTTCTTCCGACTTACTCATATCTTAGGACAGGCATAGgtgtgggggaggagggtggtGAGACATGCCTTGTAGGgaatttattttgcttcaaaattTATCCATTTTAAACTCTATTCTTACTATTAAAATGTGATAGCTTTGTAGCAATGTTTGAAAGCAAACTTATATTTAACTAAAATGTTGTGGTCAATTTgcatatgaaaatgagagataaGAGTTGATATTACATAGACCCTGATGGATGCAACTGTAAATGAGATTCTGGATGTCCAAACAACAGGGTCGTCATATTGGTAGGTTAGTGGAGGTGAGTTTTTAGACAAACATTGTGTGCAATAATGATTTAACAGATGGTATAAGAGAGAATGTTATAGTCAAAGAGAAGAACCTCACCGCTTGAATAAACTCTATCAGtaattttttcatttcagtaGCAAGAGATAAAACTTAACAGTGTTTTCATTTCCCACCTGCATTTCAAAGAGGTCTTTTAGCTAGCTGCATGTCCAGGTTGACTTGTTTTCATGTGGACCATGGTGCCGGTTTTAACCGGATAAAAACCATTCAGTCTTTGAGGCTCAATGGTCAACTTAGACCAAGACTAAGAAAGTGTCCACCCTTACAATGCTTAAAATTACTGGGCCTTGTTTTGGAGTTTATGAAATGCCAATAATGATCCATGtatattttgaataaattagTGTTTTTCGGCTTGGCTTTCGTTTATTCGTCTTTGCCAAGAATTGATTTTTCTGTATCCATTATatgctatttttctttttttcgtttttcattAATAAGGTCTCTGCCTC belongs to Apostichopus japonicus isolate 1M-3 chromosome 4, ASM3797524v1, whole genome shotgun sequence and includes:
- the LOC139966878 gene encoding uncharacterized protein isoform X2, with translation MEELESVPEKRDKLVHSSHVISGEEAPKDVSSDESRTLPLPKDKTAESKKQDSGRFPKSSKRREKEPSTTAMTTTQSTGHDFVTKTHTNVESAAAKGDINKDSQGKHGAVTKPKKKPPLFRTKVSEENLESSIPRLTRQASQEEPLPLENVVTRRRSNGRNKFLPRSQPVSDDTSPPPTPDIAIHIQQSDPPTVCRFPHQHSGDGPSLNPLFKQSSLEARSEPALSREPSQEKEFTDSKGVNLHQFIVDTLRKPQDRTMLLHLEKELADLVHSNASEKKFAPMSSYHRMIVHRVAAYFGLDHNVDQTGKAVIVNKTANTRIPEKKFKDHIHEDRLDGPARRILKRDTASYEDKDYYDQSEKSDMFAKDDKKSKSFEERQERYDRVRARIFNQSQSATSQEALTVDSPTRPKAILQFNSRQSSGTSDDSSYHWKQDRPWSSVDSSGSDKPHIPVITKASSFAGTSISSNILMRDESGGSSRSSCSVASSSSNTKLQIQENPDGGSPHSTIPHCYHKVASPSSSSYSQPSQQPLINTDSTPCGQSVNVSWSGTIPSTAPPAGQFCMAPVIPGNQSGLPAQQQPVLFIAPNIESVPPGCIIVNPQSGQPYLNKDGTAMVYQPMAAIQQHQPTHLTQGGISQQQQQQQQQMVTQSCQHSSIPQYPQPITDNQLSNTQMMSYAPQQGQPPLQMAPPIASGDFQELQGQFVNLTMLSQEGEGASHIQVQQMSSPQPQPGNQQVGMLAMKAQVPAVMKGSTHDLSQPYQTVQQNQQISGHYSPHIPMMDTGQQPHFHQAASPQSSMQQLCQPSVQSQQMALHPSQGITPIYFSAAQEGQVADSQAKSQTMFTQGYPGAAATPSGSQSQIVYISEPQQYMEQPVPVFMSNSQSQLTSGQISSSSRDAIRPASPNAQTMPANYGLPPPPSQQVVGQTFPPMVQIQRSLSGTHLPPRSLSGTHVAPRVGTNYQIIQAPMPGSVPQGSLGRPSTLLHGTNLPSQIPTAEAASRKELWRIPQAYPASMVQPFRNVFAEKGNEEVLEVSQLPRDLTCQAVFPLLEDILQFGAKIYLIPKSNLPTAQTPPSQVPSTKPVSEFTVLASFPNPELAQKAVFNSANATYSLQQPGKNYAPSLAGD
- the LOC139966878 gene encoding uncharacterized protein isoform X1, which codes for MEELESVPEKRDKLVHSSHVISGEEAPKDVSSDESRTLPLPKDKTAESKKQDSGRFPKSSKRREKEPSTTAMTTTQSTGHDFVTKTHTNVESAAAKGDINKDSQGKHGAVTKPKKKPPLFRTKVSEENLESSIPRLTRQASQEEPLPLENVVTRRRSNGRNKFLPRSQPVSDDTSPPPTPDIAIHIQQSDPPTVCRFPHQHSGDGPSLNPLFKQSSLEARSEPALSREPSQEKEFTDSKGVNLHQFIVDTLRKPQDRTMLLHLEKELADLVHSNASEKKFAPMSSYHRMIVHRVAAYFGLDHNVDQTGKAVIVNKTANTRIPEKKFKDHIHEDRLDGPARRILKRDTASYEDKDYYDQSEKSDMFAKDDKKSKSFEERQERYDRVRARIFNQSQQSATSQEALTVDSPTRPKAILQFNSRQSSGTSDDSSYHWKQDRPWSSVDSSGSDKPHIPVITKASSFAGTSISSNILMRDESGGSSRSSCSVASSSSNTKLQIQENPDGGSPHSTIPHCYHKVASPSSSSYSQPSQQPLINTDSTPCGQSVNVSWSGTIPSTAPPAGQFCMAPVIPGNQSGLPAQQQPVLFIAPNIESVPPGCIIVNPQSGQPYLNKDGTAMVYQPMAAIQQHQPTHLTQGGISQQQQQQQQQMVTQSCQHSSIPQYPQPITDNQLSNTQMMSYAPQQGQPPLQMAPPIASGDFQELQGQFVNLTMLSQEGEGASHIQVQQMSSPQPQPGNQQVGMLAMKAQVPAVMKGSTHDLSQPYQTVQQNQQISGHYSPHIPMMDTGQQPHFHQAASPQSSMQQLCQPSVQSQQMALHPSQGITPIYFSAAQEGQVADSQAKSQTMFTQGYPGAAATPSGSQSQIVYISEPQQYMEQPVPVFMSNSQSQLTSGQISSSSRDAIRPASPNAQTMPANYGLPPPPSQQVVGQTFPPMVQIQRSLSGTHLPPRSLSGTHVAPRVGTNYQIIQAPMPGSVPQGSLGRPSTLLHGTNLPSQIPTAEAASRKELWRIPQAYPASMVQPFRNVFAEKGNEEVLEVSQLPRDLTCQAVFPLLEDILQFGAKIYLIPKSNLPTAQTPPSQVPSTKPVSEFTVLASFPNPELAQKAVFNSANATYSLQQPGKNYAPSLAGD